The proteins below come from a single Aegilops tauschii subsp. strangulata cultivar AL8/78 chromosome 6, Aet v6.0, whole genome shotgun sequence genomic window:
- the LOC109762534 gene encoding uncharacterized protein — protein MAAALDGVSSCGSINMRRVDHLLPLPLPCVGESTAASRVSLGSSPARSDASEGAASFYAEPHPEDQPEASAGRSTQMLLAMAAMGGRGGPYGRRPASSYGSCAAWSAGSLTAHRPASPSPICSPVSSKGGDGCRGGGERRDDGDTSSFVTSQQEQEQGRLPTREDFAKCSATPRNIRLQTPRHPSLPDRRANGSSRGPPKFVHKATPARLMRRARSSHNYHGKRMGAIDAVNEWRLPKVSEEADEAVDQKDWQDDAMSSRVSSARDWNFESDSAYEGSNHDGRAFEHSEVEDCAAAVQRMERRLRCPARKHEENAVHAKLVAWKDAQIAKLIEKLNQKEAQIDKWQKNKIAQARHKLTKTEKKLEKQRAEAAVKMQKAIEDAERRADKKRVKKQAATNSRIDGVKRALEEMSRTGRLPWTLAFL, from the exons ATGGCCGCCGCCCTCGACGGCGTCTCCTCCTGCGGCAGCATCAACATGCGCCGCGTCGACCACCTCCTCCCGCTCCCGCTCCCCTGCGTCGGCGAGTCGACCGCCGCCTCCCGCGTCTCGCTGGGCTCCTCCCCCGCCCGCTCCGACGCCTCCGAGGGCGCCGCCTCCTTCTACGCCGAGCCCCACCCGGAGGACCAGCCCGAGGCGTCCGCGGGGAGGAGCACGCAGATGCTGCTCGCCATGGCCGCCATGGGCGGGCGCGGCGGCCCCTACGGCCGCCGCCCGGCGTCCTCCTACGGCAGCTGCGCCGCCTGGAGCGCCGGCTCCCTCACCGCGCACCGCCCGGCCTCCCCGTCGCCCATATGCAGCCCCGTCAGCAGCAAAGGCGGCGACGGCTGCCGGGGCGGCGGAGAGCGGCGCGACGATGGCGACACGTCCTCCTTCGTCACGTCACAGCAG GAACAAGAGCAAGGGAGGTTACCAACGAGAGAAGATTTCGCCAAGTGTTCTGCTACGCCACGAAACATCCGACTACAGACTCCCAGGCACCCTTCTCTGCCGGACAGGAGAG CTAACGGATCCAGTCGAGGGCCTCCAAAATTCGTCCACAAGGCCACGCCAGCTAGATTGATGCGCCGAGCTCGCTCCTCACATAACTACCATGGGAAGCGCATGGGAGCAATTGATGCTGTCAATGAATGGAGATTGCCTAAAGTAAGTGAAGAGGCAGATGAGGCAGTGGATCAGAAGGACTGGCAGGATGATGCTATGTCATCTCGTGTATCCTCAG CTCGTGATTGGAACTTCGAGTCGGATAGTGCCTATGAGGGAAGCAATCATGATGGTCGTGCTTTTGAGCATTCAGAGGTCGAGGATTGTGCAGCTGCAGTGCAAAGGATGGAGAGACGGCTGCGGTGCCCTGCGAGGAAACATGAGGAAAATGCTGTCCACGCCAAGTTGGTTGCCTGGAAGGATGCACAGATTGCAAAGCTCATAGAAAA GCTGAATCAGAAAGAAGCCCAGATCGATAAATGGCAGAAGAATAAGATTGCACAGGCCAGGCATAAACTGACAAAAACTGAG AAGAAGTTGGAGAAGCAGAGAGCTGAAGCTGCAGTGAAGATGCAAAAGGCGATAGAAGATGCAGAGAGGAGAGCTGATAAGAAGAGAGTCAAGAAGCAGGCAGCCACCAACAGTCGGATAGATGGTGTCAAGAGAGCCCTGGAGGAGATGTCTAGGACAGGAAGGCTACCCTGGACACTTGCTTTTCTGTGA
- the LOC109762535 gene encoding protein NONRESPONDING TO OXYLIPINS 2, mitochondrial isoform X1, with product MASTCFRAAARAATAACRSAASRSMPSVGRSAARRAPLISRVPLELGCCAGMSLLPLHSAVAAARLTSRLSTASRSSSALSQGILCRTYPGL from the exons ATGGCCTCGACCTGcttccgcgccgccgcccgcgccgccacgGCGGCCTGCCGCTCGGCGGCCTCCCGCTCCATGCCCTCCGTCGGCcgctccgccgcccgccgcgcccCGTTAATCTCCAG GGTGCCGCTGGAGCTGGGGTGCTGCGCGGGAATGTCGCTGCTGCCGCTGCACAGCGCGGTGGCCGCGGCGAGGCTGACTTCGCGGCTGAGCACGGCGTCCCGGAGCTCCTCCGCTCTCTCTCAGGGTATCCTCTGTCGCACCTATCCCGGACTTTAA
- the LOC109762535 gene encoding protein NUCLEAR FUSION DEFECTIVE 6, mitochondrial isoform X2, with product MASTCFRAAARAATAACRSAASRSMPSVGRSAARRAPLISRVPLELGCCAGMSLLPLHSAVAAARLTSRLSTASRSSSALSQEMGLSAPR from the exons ATGGCCTCGACCTGcttccgcgccgccgcccgcgccgccacgGCGGCCTGCCGCTCGGCGGCCTCCCGCTCCATGCCCTCCGTCGGCcgctccgccgcccgccgcgcccCGTTAATCTCCAG GGTGCCGCTGGAGCTGGGGTGCTGCGCGGGAATGTCGCTGCTGCCGCTGCACAGCGCGGTGGCCGCGGCGAGGCTGACTTCGCGGCTGAGCACGGCGTCCCGGAGCTCCTCCGCTCTCTCTCAGG AGATGGGTCTATCTGCTCCAAGGTGA
- the LOC109762535 gene encoding protein NUCLEAR FUSION DEFECTIVE 6, mitochondrial isoform X4: MASTCFRAAARAATAACRSAASRSMPSVGRSAARRAPLISRVPLELGCCAGMSLLPLHSAVAAARLTSRLSTASRSSSALSQGT; encoded by the exons ATGGCCTCGACCTGcttccgcgccgccgcccgcgccgccacgGCGGCCTGCCGCTCGGCGGCCTCCCGCTCCATGCCCTCCGTCGGCcgctccgccgcccgccgcgcccCGTTAATCTCCAG GGTGCCGCTGGAGCTGGGGTGCTGCGCGGGAATGTCGCTGCTGCCGCTGCACAGCGCGGTGGCCGCGGCGAGGCTGACTTCGCGGCTGAGCACGGCGTCCCGGAGCTCCTCCGCTCTCTCTCAGG GCACATGA
- the LOC109762535 gene encoding protein NUCLEAR FUSION DEFECTIVE 6, mitochondrial isoform X3, giving the protein MASTCFRAAARAATAACRSAASRSMPSVGRSAARRAPLISRVPLELGCCAGMSLLPLHSAVAAARLTSRLSTASRSSSALSQDENDDT; this is encoded by the exons ATGGCCTCGACCTGcttccgcgccgccgcccgcgccgccacgGCGGCCTGCCGCTCGGCGGCCTCCCGCTCCATGCCCTCCGTCGGCcgctccgccgcccgccgcgcccCGTTAATCTCCAG GGTGCCGCTGGAGCTGGGGTGCTGCGCGGGAATGTCGCTGCTGCCGCTGCACAGCGCGGTGGCCGCGGCGAGGCTGACTTCGCGGCTGAGCACGGCGTCCCGGAGCTCCTCCGCTCTCTCTCAGG ATGAAAATGATGATACGTGA
- the LOC109762530 gene encoding F-box protein At5g51370, protein MPEPDRNSLSAGRGQHRDGLKGWPDLWLLPGKPPHSPTAAMAPPPPPPDRAPDQTLAFSDELLLRVLAYLPEPHLTASASLVCKRWMRLSGRLRRRLAVRDWAFVTHRLPYRFPDLAVLDLFPASIAAPAAPSRASPVLTCGAVSLTLDPGADPPLGACRFLADDVLDRGLAVVAARFPNLRRLSATAASESAGLMDIAGGCATLQELELHRCTDLALRPVSAFAHLQILRIVAASSPLYGTSEDGGVTDIGLTILAHGCKRLVKLELVGCEGSYDGIAAVGRCCAMLEELTIAEHRMDGGWLAALAFCGNLKTLRLQGCARIDDDPGPAEHLGACLTLESLQLHRCQLRDRHALHALFLVCEGARELLVQNCWGLEDDMFALAGLCRRVKLLSLEGCSLLTTRGVESVVTSWNDLQSLQVVACNKIKDEEMTGALSELFSNLKELKWRPDNKSLLAASLVGTGMGKKGRVFFKRILPGHQRVKGKVLNYPAGVAA, encoded by the exons ATGCCTGAGCCCGACCGCAACTCCCTCAGCGCCGGCCGCGGCCAACACCGCGACGGGCTCAAGGGCTGGCCCGACCTCTGGCTGCTCCCCGGGAAGCCGCCGCACTCGCCCACCGCGGCCatggccccgccgccgccgccgccggaccgcGCCCCCGACCAAACCCTAGCCTTCTCGGACGAGCTCCTCCTCCGCGTCCTCGCCTACCTCCCGGAGCCCCACCTCACGGCCTCCGCCTCGCTCGTCTGCAAGAGGTGGATGCGCCTCTCCGGCCgcctgcgccgccgcctcgcGGTGCGGGACTGGGCTTTCGTCACGCACCGCCTCCCCTACCGCTTCCCCGACCTGGCGGTCCTCGACCTGTTCCCGGCCTCCATAGCCGCCCCGGCCGCGCCGTCTCGGGCCTCCCCCGTCCTCACCTGCGGCGCGGTCTCGCTAACCCTAGACCCCGGCGCCGACCCGCCGCTCGGCGCTTGCCGGTTCCTCGCCGACGATGTGCTTGACAGGGGCCTCGCTGTCGTCGCCGCCAGGTTCCCTAACCTCCGGCGCTTATCGGCCACAGCCGCGTCCGAGTCCGCTGGCCTCATGGATATCGCCGGAGGCTGCGCCACTCTACAAGAGCTTGAGCTCCACCGATGCACTGACCTTGCCCTCCGCCCGGTCTCTGCCTTTGCGCACCTCCAGATCCTCCGCATCGTCGCCGCGTCCTCGCCGCTGTATGGCACCAGTGAAGATGGCGGGGTAACTGACATCGGCCTCACCATCCTCGCCCATGGCTGCAAACGGTTGGTTAAGCTGGAGCTTGTGGGTTGCGAGGGCAGCTACGACGGCATAGCAGCTGTGGGACGGTGCTGTGCGATGCTGGAGGAGCTCACCATTGCTGAGCACAGGATGGACGGCGGGTGGCTTGCTGCTCTAGCTTTCTGTGGCAACCTCAAGACCCTGCGGCTTCAGGGGTGTGCCAGGATTGATGATGATCCTGGGCCTGCTGAACATCTCGGCGCCTGCCTCACGCTCGAGAGCCTGCAATTGCATCGGTGCCAGCTACGTGACCGCCACGCCCTCCATGCTCTCTTTTTGGTCTGTGAGGGTGCTCGCGAGTTGCTGGTCCAGAATTGTTGGGGCCTTGAAGACGACATGTTTGCGTTGGCTGGCCTATGCAG GAGAGTGAAATTGCTGTCCTTAGAAGGCTGCTCATTATTAACAACTCGAGGTGTCGAATCTGTAGTCACCTCATGGAATGATTTGCAGAGTCTACAAGTTGTCGCGTGCAacaaaataaaggacgaggaaaTGACTGGTGCACTCTCAGAGCTTTTCTCTAATCTCAAAGAGCTGAAGTGGAGGCCCGACAACAAATCTCTCCTGGCGGCAAGCCTAGTGGGCACTGGAATGGGAAAGAAGGGCAGAGTATTTTTCAAAAGG ATTTTACCGGGCCATCAACGAGTCAAGGGCAAGGTGCTCAACTATCCAGCGGGTGTTGCTGCTTAG